From Bacteroidia bacterium:
TATTTATCGCACCCAATCAAGAATATCCTACAAAGATAGACATTGGCAATCAGTTTGTTTCCATCAGTTCATCTGGAAAGGAATTTCAGTTTTCAAGAAAACTCCAATTATTACACAAAGATACGCTTGGTACTATCACCAATTTAGGATTAGCCAATTGGAGCAATTATTCTGTAGGCGATGACGGTGCAATGATTTACAGTATTTGGCCCAGCATTGACATGAAAATAAATGTTAATAATGGTAATATTGAAACCAGTTTTTTGATAAACAACAGTCTTAGCTACTCAAGCGGCTGGCTAATTATCAGAGACAGTTTAAATATCCCAACAGATTTAACTGCACATTTTACAAATGGTTATACAAATACAAATAATCAGTGGGTAGGTAATATTAATTTTGTTTCATCAAATGATTCTACTCAATATATCTTTTATAAAGCAGAAACATCCGACCAAACTTTTAATGTTTTAAATTCTTATCAATCAGGCTACGTATTCAATAATAATACGCTTGATATTTATACCCCTTTAAGTTTTATAAATAGCCCAAACAGGCAATATCCTGTAGTTATAGATCCAACTGTTACGAACACCGGAACTCTTTTGCAAGCAAGCGTTTCGGGAGCTGATAAAAACGATAACGGAGGCTTTGGATGTGCTAATACCATAGCAGTTCCAGCTCCTATTCAATGTACTATAACGGACGTACAATTTTATACTCCTTTCCAATCTGTTTTTAATTATGATGTTTGTGGTAGGAATAGCGGAATATATGCTGGAACTATTATAAAATTAGGCAGCTGCACAAGCCCTGGTACTGCACCCGCTTCAATATACGGATGCAATAGTCATAATCTTCCTTGTAATTGTGTTGGAACACTAGATGTTTATTCTGATTTAAAAACTTGTCTTCCTGCTCCTTCCTGCACTGCTTTTAATATTAACTTCCTTATATACTTTTGGACTAGTAATAATACTTCACCTTGTAGTACAAACAATTTTATTGCATCAGATAACTGGACAGTAACCGTTTATGGTCAAACCGTTGCGCAACCAGCTGCGCCCACAAGTTCTGCGGGAACCACACTTTGTCATTCAACTCCAACATCCCTTCAAGCAACAGGTAATTATGGAGTTCCGGTCTATACTTATTCATGGAGTCCAGCAACTGGTTTAAGCAGTACTACTACCAACCCTACAACGGCAGCAATTTCTGCAACTACAACTTATACTTGTACTATTACCGATGCCTGTGGACAAACAGCCACTCAATCGATAACACTTACTTATGCTACTTGTTTACCGATACAATTGTTAAATTTTAATGCACAATACAATGCGATAAGTAATAGCACCAATTTGAATTGGGCAACCGCTTCGGAAACCAATAATAATTATTTTACGGTGGAGCGTACTTTGGATGGTATTAATTATACACCCATTGATACTGTTAAAGGTGCTAACAACAGCACGCAAACACTTCATTACGCAGGTATAGATCATAATCCCGTGTTAGGCGTGGATTATTACCGCCTCAAACAAACCGATTTTGATGGCAATTATACCTATTCGGATGTAGTGGCAGTAAATGTAAATGCTTCTGGCAAAGCCAATTTATCAGTAATTCCAAATCCGGCAGGAAATGAAGCAAGTATTCGTTTTATTTCTCCAGTTATTGGTACATCCATTTTAAACATTTACGATTATACAGGGCGTTTAATTAAAACCGAACAAATTGCTACCAATATGGGCACAAACACGCTTCCCTTAGATGTGAGCAATTATACCAACGGCATTTATTTCATTAGCCTTAATAATGGCATCCAAGTGTATTCCTCTAAATTGGTAGTGAATCATTAAGCAATTGGAAGATTTGCGAATGTGCCAATTTGAAAATTAAAAAAAGCCCTTCAAAAAAATATTTTTTTGAAGGGCTTTTTTTATTAGTTAAGGATGTTCTATTTCATTAACAATTAACAATTATTCTCTCTCCATTATCAATTAATTATAATCCATAATTTCATTTAGAGTTTGTTTGATAATAAGTAGTTCGTTAGTGGTAATCTCTCCTATTTTTTTAGTCAATCTTTCTTTACTGATGGAACGAATATGAAATACAAGAATTTCGGATAATTGTTTTAATTTGTTTTTAGTCGTTGGCTGAAGCACAACATTGCCTTTGTAATTTTTTATTTTGCTGGTGAGCGGGCAGCAAATAACAATGTGCAAATGAGTGTTCAATAAATTACCACTGATAATTACCACAGGTCGTACACCCGCTTGTTCCTGACCTTTAATGGGATTAAGATTGGCATACCATATTTCTCCCTGCTTCATATTTCACTTCCTTTTAATTGAGTAAAATAGTCGTTCATCCCCTCTTCGGCTAACTGCAATATATCTTTATCTTCCGCCATTTGTTTATATGAACGGATATATTCTGCTTTATTGAGTTGCGTTAAATAAATCTGTAAAGCCTTTTCTATCAATTTGTTTTTAGGCATGTTTAACTCTTTCGCCTTTTTGTTGAGTAGCTCAAGCAATGAGTTAGGAAGGGTACTTGTGAAAGTCGTCATCTGATTTATATTTATAAAATACAAATATAATTAATATTTATGATTTACAATTTATTCCTTTTAAAAAATATCGGATCGCCAAGGCAAAATAGTCTTTTCTAAATTAATGAAAAATGGAAAATTTGAAAGTTTGAAAATGTGCCGATGCTAATGAAAATAAATATAGCCTGTCATTCCGTACTTGATACGGAATCTGCACGTAGGAAAAGCCGATAACCTTTTCTTATGTTCTTTTTCTTAAAAAAAAGAACATAAAAGAATAAATTTTTCTTATGTTCTTTTGACTTGATTCAAAAGAACCAAAAGATCAAGGCTTGGATTTCTCATTTCATTTTAGTTTCCTGAAAGCTATTCATCGGGTGATTTCCTCGCATTCGTTCGGAACTTCCCGAATTCATCACGCTTTCATTTCACTAAAATTTTATTCGAAATCCGATGCCGAAAAAATATTTTTTCGAACGGCTTTTTCGTAGCGTCTATCTCATTAACAATTTTTGAACGAGCAGATTTGTAAATTCGTAGTAATTGGATATTGGTAACCTTACGTATTTGTAAATTCGTAGTAATTCGATATTGGTAACACTACGTATTCGTAAATTCGTAGTAATTCGATATTGGTAACCTTACGTGTTCGTAAATCCGTAGTAATTGGATATTGGTAACCTTACGTATTTGTAAATTCGTAGTAATTCGATATTGGTAACCCTACATGTTCGTAAATTCGTAGTAATTCGATATTTGTAACCCTACGTGTTCGTAAATCCGTAGTAATTCGATATTGGTAACCCTAAGGAAAAGTTTTCAAGGCTTGTTGCATCGCAGTATCGAAAGCTGTTTCGTTTAAATTCAATTTCAAGTTTATTTTTTTGAAATAGGAAATTAAATTTTCTGTCGGCATATTTCCAGTAAGTGTGTCGGCTGCCATCGGACAACCGCCATACCCTTTAATAGCAGCATCAAAACGTTTGCAACCACTTTCGTAGGCAGCCGAAATTTTTTCTTCCCAAGCAGTTGGTGTGGTGTGCAAATGCGCGCCAAACTCCACCTTCGGTAATTCGGGAATCAAATTGGAAAATAAATAACGAATGTTCTCCGGATTGGAAACGCCCGTTGTATCTGCCAAAGCAATAATTTTGATTCCTAATTCGTGTATTTTTTTTGTCCAATGTATCGCAATGTCGCTGTTCCACACATCTCCGTAAGGGTTTCCAAACGCCATGGAAATATAAACCACCAATTGCTTTTTATTTTTTACACACAATTCTTGAATTTCTTCCACTCTTTTTAAGGATTCAGAAATAGAAGAATTGGTATTTCGCTGTTGAAATGTTTCGGAAATTGAAAAAGGAAAACCGAGATACGCAATTTCATCAAAAGCTACTGCATCTTGCGCTCCACGTACATTTGCGATAATCGCTAATAATTTGGAGGAAGTTGAATTTAATTCCAATTTACTCAATACTTCTGCTGTATCGCGCATTTGTGGAATGGCTTTCGGCGAAACAAAACTTCCAAAATCAATCGTATCAAAACCTACTTTTAATATGGAGTTGATATAGGATATTTTTTTTTCGGTAGGAATAAAATCATGTATGCCTTGCATGGCATCACGCGGACATTCAACGATTTTCATATTTTAAAATTTCTTTGTTTATTTTTTTCACGATGCTCGGACCTTCGTAAATAAATCCAGTATAAATTTGAACTAAAGTCGCGCCTGCATTCAGTTTTTCAATCGCATCTGCCGCCGTATGAATACCGCCAACAGCAATAATCGGAAATTTTTTTTCTGATTTTTCAGCAATGTATCGAATCACTTCCGTTGCACGATTGGTTAATGGTTTTCCACTCAAACCGCCTGCTCCCATTGCTTTTAGTTTTTCATCGGACGTTTTTAATCCGCTTCTATCAATCGTTGTATTGGTCGCAATTAATCCCGCAATGCCTGTCATTTCAACTATTTCAACAATATCGTCCAATTGTTCGTTGGTTAAATCCGGCGCAATTTTTAATAAAATAGGTTTCGGATTTTTTTTCGTTTTGTTACGATTTTGCAAATGAGTTAATAATTCCGACAACGGTTTTTTCTCTTGCAAAGCCCTTAAATTCGGCGTATTCGGAGAACTTACATTCACCACAAAATAATCTACATAATCAAACAATACATCAAAACATTTTTCATAATCACTCACCGCATTTTCGTTCGGAGTCATTTTATTTTTACCAATATTTCCTCCAATAAGAATATTTGTTTTTTTATTTTTCAAACGTTTCACCGCTGCTTCCACACCTTCGTTGTTAAAACCCATTCGATTAATCAAGGCTTCGTCTTCCGGCAAACGAAACATACGCGGTTTTTCATTCCCTGGCTGACCTTTCGGCGTAAGCGTTCCAATTTCTATAAATCCAAAACCATAGGCGGAAAGTTCATCAAACAATTTCGCATCTTTATCAAAACCAGCCGCTAATCCTACTGGATTCGGGAAAGTTAATCCAAATACATTTCGTTCCAATCGCTTATCGCGAACAACATAAAAACTTCGACAAATAGCAGCAATTCC
This genomic window contains:
- a CDS encoding T9SS type A sorting domain-containing protein: SYLLILVALISYTAFGQQTVASGMKSKVFNYTSFTFNNKNISPLLKELTPLKYQSNPDFGILPYDAPNQSYLELVQKRTLHSRYYVKVTPGQTDTTIAIQQSLNEENYYDSTSHFIRAVDPRLKPFSYSQKIFIAPNQEYPTKIDIGNQFVSISSSGKEFQFSRKLQLLHKDTLGTITNLGLANWSNYSVGDDGAMIYSIWPSIDMKINVNNGNIETSFLINNSLSYSSGWLIIRDSLNIPTDLTAHFTNGYTNTNNQWVGNINFVSSNDSTQYIFYKAETSDQTFNVLNSYQSGYVFNNNTLDIYTPLSFINSPNRQYPVVIDPTVTNTGTLLQASVSGADKNDNGGFGCANTIAVPAPIQCTITDVQFYTPFQSVFNYDVCGRNSGIYAGTIIKLGSCTSPGTAPASIYGCNSHNLPCNCVGTLDVYSDLKTCLPAPSCTAFNINFLIYFWTSNNTSPCSTNNFIASDNWTVTVYGQTVAQPAAPTSSAGTTLCHSTPTSLQATGNYGVPVYTYSWSPATGLSSTTTNPTTAAISATTTYTCTITDACGQTATQSITLTYATCLPIQLLNFNAQYNAISNSTNLNWATASETNNNYFTVERTLDGINYTPIDTVKGANNSTQTLHYAGIDHNPVLGVDYYRLKQTDFDGNYTYSDVVAVNVNASGKANLSVIPNPAGNEASIRFISPVIGTSILNIYDYTGRLIKTEQIATNMGTNTLPLDVSNYTNGIYFISLNNGIQVYSSKLVVNH
- a CDS encoding type II toxin-antitoxin system PemK/MazF family toxin; amino-acid sequence: MKQGEIWYANLNPIKGQEQAGVRPVVIISGNLLNTHLHIVICCPLTSKIKNYKGNVVLQPTTKNKLKQLSEILVFHIRSISKERLTKKIGEITTNELLIIKQTLNEIMDYN
- a CDS encoding CopG family transcriptional regulator, with amino-acid sequence MTTFTSTLPNSLLELLNKKAKELNMPKNKLIEKALQIYLTQLNKAEYIRSYKQMAEDKDILQLAEEGMNDYFTQLKGSEI
- a CDS encoding hydroxymethylglutaryl-CoA lyase, with amino-acid sequence MKIVECPRDAMQGIHDFIPTEKKISYINSILKVGFDTIDFGSFVSPKAIPQMRDTAEVLSKLELNSTSSKLLAIIANVRGAQDAVAFDEIAYLGFPFSISETFQQRNTNSSISESLKRVEEIQELCVKNKKQLVVYISMAFGNPYGDVWNSDIAIHWTKKIHELGIKIIALADTTGVSNPENIRYLFSNLIPELPKVEFGAHLHTTPTAWEEKISAAYESGCKRFDAAIKGYGGCPMAADTLTGNMPTENLISYFKKINLKLNLNETAFDTAMQQALKTFP
- a CDS encoding quinone-dependent dihydroorotate dehydrogenase codes for the protein MYKRILKPIFFLFQPETIHHLVFGSLKFFFRIPGIAAICRSFYVVRDKRLERNVFGLTFPNPVGLAAGFDKDAKLFDELSAYGFGFIEIGTLTPKGQPGNEKPRMFRLPEDEALINRMGFNNEGVEAAVKRLKNKKTNILIGGNIGKNKMTPNENAVSDYEKCFDVLFDYVDYFVVNVSSPNTPNLRALQEKKPLSELLTHLQNRNKTKKNPKPILLKIAPDLTNEQLDDIVEIVEMTGIAGLIATNTTIDRSGLKTSDEKLKAMGAGGLSGKPLTNRATEVIRYIAEKSEKKFPIIAVGGIHTAADAIEKLNAGATLVQIYTGFIYEGPSIVKKINKEILKYENR